The following coding sequences are from one Tissierella sp. window:
- a CDS encoding ABC transporter ATP-binding protein: MKSSLVKRAIGRVMKNNIIVIILLLTIVIGIVVVSLISPQILRLIIDQNLVAKNSIGLMPLAITYLGVLIFIGIFDFMKEAILTVLGQKISKEIRMEMMEKLEKMNSIYFSYNESGTIVSRFINDVDTINSLFTSGIVSMAIDSFKILGIVVSIWIFSAKLGIITLILLPVIYSIIRIFKSRMLKAQKENRVLVGKVNNHISESLKNVHMIKSFSKESYMEENYKGYLLDNYKTMETVNFYDSIFSPIIMITRSLLIAAIVILSSKQLGYLGISLGMVAASIDLISNLFGPIENLGMELQSIQGAISGIHRVNEFYNEPDDDNKNSQLTAEEIIPNREEVKLSFNNLSFYYEEERDILQNINLNFNPQEKITFVGRTGVGKSTLFKLVLGLLKPTNGSISINGIDVYTIPNGEKRKIFGYVDQSFHTIKGTVADQVSLQDESITRDQIEYAINFVGLKDYVLSLEDGYDTKVANDNLFSQGQKQLLAIARAIVTNPPILLLDEITSNLDAITEEKIISVLQKASETRTILSISHRLFSMVSADTVVILENGKVKNSGSPEILLQNDEWYRNHMELEKLTWR, translated from the coding sequence GTTGTATCCTTGATCTCTCCTCAAATTTTAAGACTAATCATTGATCAAAATCTAGTAGCAAAAAATAGTATTGGTCTAATGCCACTAGCTATTACTTACCTTGGTGTTTTGATATTTATTGGTATATTTGATTTTATGAAGGAAGCGATTCTAACAGTTCTAGGGCAAAAGATTAGCAAGGAAATTCGTATGGAGATGATGGAAAAGCTTGAGAAGATGAATTCAATATACTTTTCTTATAATGAATCTGGCACCATTGTTTCTAGATTTATCAACGATGTGGATACTATTAATTCTCTATTTACATCTGGTATTGTAAGTATGGCAATAGATTCTTTTAAGATTCTTGGTATAGTAGTGTCTATTTGGATATTTAGTGCAAAACTTGGAATAATCACTTTGATTTTGCTGCCTGTTATATATTCAATTATTAGGATTTTTAAGAGTCGTATGCTAAAAGCACAAAAAGAAAATCGTGTGCTAGTGGGTAAGGTAAACAACCATATCTCAGAAAGTTTAAAAAATGTTCATATGATTAAGTCCTTTAGCAAGGAAAGTTATATGGAAGAAAACTATAAAGGATATCTATTGGATAACTATAAAACAATGGAAACGGTGAATTTCTACGATTCCATATTTTCACCCATTATTATGATTACTCGTTCACTTCTTATAGCCGCTATAGTGATATTATCATCAAAACAGCTAGGATACTTGGGAATATCATTAGGTATGGTTGCAGCTTCTATTGACTTGATCTCTAATCTCTTCGGGCCAATAGAAAACTTAGGTATGGAGCTTCAAAGCATTCAGGGAGCAATATCGGGCATACATCGTGTGAATGAATTTTATAATGAACCTGATGACGATAATAAAAACAGTCAGTTAACTGCTGAAGAAATCATCCCAAATCGTGAAGAAGTAAAACTGTCTTTTAATAATCTTAGTTTTTATTATGAAGAAGAAAGGGATATTTTGCAAAATATCAATCTAAACTTTAATCCTCAGGAAAAGATTACTTTTGTAGGTAGAACAGGAGTAGGGAAATCCACCTTATTTAAGCTAGTATTAGGATTATTAAAACCTACTAATGGCAGCATAAGCATAAATGGGATTGATGTATATACAATACCCAATGGTGAAAAACGAAAGATATTTGGATATGTAGATCAAAGTTTTCACACTATAAAAGGTACAGTGGCAGATCAAGTTAGTCTGCAGGATGAAAGTATTACTAGAGATCAAATTGAATATGCAATAAATTTTGTGGGCTTAAAGGATTATGTCTTGTCCTTAGAAGATGGATACGACACAAAAGTAGCTAATGATAACCTGTTTTCCCAAGGACAGAAGCAATTACTTGCCATTGCAAGAGCAATTGTGACGAATCCACCTATTCTATTACTTGATGAAATCACTTCAAATCTTGATGCCATCACTGAAGAAAAGATAATATCTGTATTGCAAAAGGCAAGTGAAACTCGTACTATTTTGTCCATATCGCACCGATTATTTTCTATGGTTTCTGCGGATACTGTGGTCATTTTAGAAAATGGGAAAGTTAAAAATTCAGGATCACCAGAGATACTTTTACAAAATGATGAGTGGTATCGTAATCATATGGAATTAGAGAAGTTAACTTGGAGATAA
- a CDS encoding chromate transporter, producing the protein MNNVNYKDLNRTEKANRQKEIFKVFLKLGTLAFGGPAAHIAMMDEEIVKKRNWINRDKFMDLIGATNLIPGPNSTELAIHLGYERGGLLGLLLAGTAFILPAMAIVLLFAITYVKYGNIPQVGSVLYGIKPVIIAVVIQALYRLGKSVIKNKLSLALGLFVVALSFLGIREIPLLFIAGFIMMGILNRDKIRNKLFGVSILPLSLVFLTFLKIGSVLYGSGYVLLAFIEAEFVEKLGLLSNQQLLDAVAVGQFTPGPVFTTATFIGYLLRGIPGAILATIGIFLPSFVLVWALNPIIPKLRSSSWISGMLDGINIASLGLMAVVSWKLGMSSLTDALTIAIFILSLFTLIKFKINSAWLIVAGGLVGWLSSLI; encoded by the coding sequence TTGAATAATGTTAATTATAAAGACTTAAATAGAACAGAGAAAGCAAATAGACAAAAAGAGATATTTAAAGTATTTTTAAAGCTGGGAACTTTAGCGTTTGGAGGACCTGCAGCTCATATTGCCATGATGGATGAGGAAATAGTAAAAAAGAGAAATTGGATAAATCGTGATAAATTTATGGATTTAATTGGGGCTACAAATCTTATACCCGGGCCAAATTCCACAGAGTTGGCAATTCACTTAGGCTATGAAAGAGGTGGACTATTGGGTTTGTTATTGGCTGGGACAGCATTCATTTTACCTGCAATGGCTATAGTACTATTGTTTGCTATAACTTATGTAAAATATGGTAATATTCCTCAAGTAGGATCAGTACTATACGGTATAAAACCTGTAATAATTGCAGTCGTTATACAAGCCCTATATAGATTAGGAAAATCAGTAATTAAAAATAAATTATCATTAGCTCTTGGATTATTTGTAGTGGCACTTTCATTTTTAGGAATAAGAGAAATACCTTTATTATTCATAGCAGGATTTATAATGATGGGAATATTAAATAGGGATAAAATTAGAAACAAACTATTTGGAGTATCAATACTTCCATTATCCTTAGTATTTCTAACATTTTTAAAGATTGGATCAGTTTTATATGGAAGTGGCTATGTGCTTTTAGCGTTCATAGAGGCAGAATTTGTAGAGAAGCTGGGGCTTCTTTCAAATCAGCAATTACTAGATGCAGTGGCAGTAGGTCAATTCACACCGGGACCAGTATTCACCACAGCAACATTTATTGGCTATTTGCTAAGGGGAATACCAGGAGCAATATTAGCAACCATAGGGATATTTCTTCCTTCATTTGTACTTGTTTGGGCATTAAATCCCATAATACCAAAGTTAAGAAGCTCATCATGGATATCTGGAATGCTGGATGGTATCAATATAGCTTCATTAGGATTAATGGCTGTAGTAAGCTGGAAATTAGGTATGTCATCTTTAACTGATGCTTTAACAATAGCTATATTTATATTGTCCTTATTTACTTTGATTAAATTTAAAATTAATTCTGCTTGGCTTATAGTTGCTGGAGGTTTAGTTGGTTGGTTAAGTAGTTTGATTTAA
- a CDS encoding DUF1905 domain-containing protein codes for MEKIYEFEAEIKKVPDIDGAYVEIPFDVKAEFGKGRVPVTATFDGEPYEGSLVRMGTPCHIIGIRKDIRAKIGKQPGDTIKVTLVERNVNKD; via the coding sequence ATGGAAAAGATATACGAGTTTGAAGCTGAAATAAAAAAAGTCCCTGATATTGATGGTGCATATGTGGAGATACCCTTTGATGTAAAGGCGGAGTTTGGAAAAGGTCGTGTACCAGTCACTGCTACATTTGATGGAGAACCATATGAAGGTAGCCTGGTAAGGATGGGAACTCCTTGTCATATCATTGGCATCAGAAAAGACATTCGAGCAAAAATAGGGAAACAGCCCGGTGATACAATAAAAGTCACGTTGGTAGAGAGGAATGTAAATAAGGACTAA
- a CDS encoding DUF6954 family protein produces the protein MKNSGALKILGYIIFIALFLGVTFFGIDPVLFADGQMTERIVTLIIVLLIYGVLIMLFRYFLKRIK, from the coding sequence ATGAAAAATAGTGGAGCATTAAAAATATTAGGATATATAATTTTTATAGCTTTATTCTTAGGAGTTACCTTTTTTGGAATTGACCCAGTGTTATTTGCAGATGGTCAAATGACGGAAAGAATAGTAACTTTAATTATAGTGTTGTTAATCTATGGTGTTTTGATAATGTTATTTAGGTATTTTCTTAAGAGAATAAAGTAG
- a CDS encoding alpha/beta hydrolase: MKKILKILKFAFIAIIAVIILILLTRVIIQAKIKNDHKITTENGIDEEVIVEIGDIDQYLYIRGQDQDNPIILFLHGGPGSPMTPIIYGYQDLLEDEYTIVNWDQRNSGKTYYLNNAEKVYNTLSMDRMVEDIREIISYLSNRFGQEKVVIMGHSWGSALGTEFIKEYPELVSAYIGVGQVINSEEGDVFAYNATKDAIKESENKEDLETLENLNGYLVTDEDFSLKSFSTFRGLMSKYLNPISDRTTQMIIFSPYYSLKEISSFLKNPFELQKPLMDYLVYDFDARDLVNEYQVPIYYILGEYDWVTPYENAQEYFETIVAPKKKSIVIENAGHMTMIDNPEEFSNAVKLVLQGDR; the protein is encoded by the coding sequence ATGAAAAAGATTTTAAAAATACTAAAATTTGCATTTATAGCTATTATAGCAGTAATAATATTAATATTGCTTACTCGAGTTATAATTCAGGCAAAGATAAAAAATGACCATAAGATTACCACAGAAAATGGTATTGACGAGGAAGTAATTGTTGAAATAGGAGACATTGACCAATATCTCTATATTAGAGGACAAGATCAAGATAATCCTATTATCCTATTTTTACACGGTGGACCAGGGTCACCAATGACACCAATTATTTATGGTTATCAAGATTTGTTGGAAGATGAATATACCATAGTAAACTGGGATCAACGTAATTCTGGCAAGACTTATTACTTGAATAATGCAGAAAAAGTTTACAATACACTATCCATGGATAGAATGGTAGAGGATATCCGAGAGATTATCTCATATCTATCTAATAGATTTGGACAAGAAAAAGTAGTAATTATGGGACATTCTTGGGGCTCGGCCTTAGGAACAGAGTTTATTAAAGAATATCCAGAATTGGTATCAGCGTATATCGGTGTAGGACAAGTAATCAATTCTGAAGAAGGAGATGTTTTTGCATATAATGCTACTAAAGATGCAATAAAAGAATCAGAGAATAAGGAAGACCTTGAAACTTTAGAGAATCTCAATGGATATTTGGTAACTGATGAAGATTTTTCACTGAAATCATTTTCGACTTTTAGAGGTCTAATGAGCAAATATTTAAACCCAATTTCAGATAGAACAACTCAGATGATTATATTTTCACCATATTATTCCTTAAAAGAAATTTCATCTTTTCTAAAAAATCCATTTGAACTGCAGAAGCCTTTGATGGATTATCTTGTTTATGATTTTGATGCTAGAGATCTAGTCAATGAATATCAAGTGCCTATATACTATATATTAGGTGAGTATGATTGGGTGACACCTTATGAAAATGCACAGGAATATTTTGAAACCATAGTAGCACCTAAAAAGAAGAGTATTGTGATAGAAAACGCAGGACATATGACGATGATAGACAATCCTGAGGAATTTTCCAATGCAGTAAAACTTGTGCTACAGGGAGATAGGTAA
- a CDS encoding metallophosphoesterase, whose protein sequence is MIKIFHTADLHIGMRFNGYPEPIKGSLQEARLSVLSNMVQLANEEKCNLFVIAGDLFDRITGIDKKTITEAVKALEAFQGDCILVMPGNHDYDNDMIELWNSFNKAVCDKLLYINEKRPYSLNDYGLNAIVYPAPCHAKHSSSNNIGWIKEHTMDENQVHIGVGHGAINGLSPDMDLTYYNMSLDELESIPVDLWLLGHTHITYPPQSSVNEWKTFNPGTPEPDGLDCKHRGSAWIISIDEGKKVRGDRVTTGTYKFVDKEYDISHREDLDAILIELMNDNPSRTISRINLKGKVDEDVFNYRQEIYKKIEQDIAYLIVDDSHLGIKITTEKIQKEFSDGSFPQQLLLALSDDEDTLQLAYEFIMEVKK, encoded by the coding sequence ATGATTAAAATATTTCATACAGCAGATTTACATATAGGCATGAGGTTCAATGGTTATCCTGAACCAATTAAAGGTTCTCTGCAAGAGGCTAGATTGAGTGTACTTTCTAACATGGTTCAATTAGCTAATGAAGAAAAATGCAATTTATTCGTTATTGCAGGGGATTTATTTGATCGTATAACAGGGATTGACAAGAAGACCATTACTGAAGCTGTCAAGGCTTTAGAAGCCTTTCAGGGGGATTGCATACTAGTCATGCCAGGTAATCACGACTACGATAATGATATGATTGAGTTATGGAATAGTTTTAACAAAGCTGTCTGTGACAAGCTACTTTATATAAATGAGAAGCGTCCTTATTCCTTGAATGACTATGGCCTTAATGCTATTGTTTATCCAGCTCCATGTCATGCAAAGCATTCAAGTAGCAACAATATTGGCTGGATTAAAGAACATACTATGGATGAAAATCAAGTACATATTGGTGTTGGTCATGGTGCTATTAATGGGCTTTCTCCGGATATGGATTTGACATATTATAATATGTCTTTGGACGAGCTAGAGAGTATTCCTGTGGATTTATGGCTTTTAGGTCATACTCATATTACTTATCCTCCTCAATCATCAGTAAATGAATGGAAGACTTTTAACCCTGGTACACCTGAGCCAGATGGACTGGATTGTAAACATAGAGGAAGTGCATGGATAATTTCAATAGATGAAGGGAAAAAGGTAAGGGGAGATAGAGTTACAACTGGAACATACAAGTTTGTTGATAAAGAATATGATATTTCTCATAGAGAAGATTTAGATGCCATATTAATAGAGCTTATGAATGATAATCCAAGCAGAACTATTTCTCGTATTAACTTGAAGGGTAAAGTAGATGAAGATGTATTTAACTACAGACAAGAAATCTATAAAAAAATTGAGCAAGATATTGCATATTTAATAGTTGATGATTCTCATCTTGGTATTAAAATTACCACAGAGAAAATACAAAAGGAGTTTTCAGATGGCTCCTTTCCGCAACAGTTATTGTTGGCTCTTTCAGATGATGAAGATACTCTTCAATTAGCCTATGAGTTTATTATGGAGGTAAAAAAATGA
- a CDS encoding AAA family ATPase codes for MIIKKYICKRFAGIKDKDIDFQDGLNVILGSNEAGKSTLVEGIHSVLFKSSKLGFKSNEDKEFRSKFMPIPAGDSIDGELIISHVDGDYTLSKEWGTESSSKLIMPSLDILKNEESIQEVLKDVLMFGEGTYSSIFFSKQIYIKEAIEKIIGNREATSEVSSLLRRAIMELDGVSLDDLGKKIDDEIDNLYKRWDIEKNYPENNKGISNPYKVGIGEVLESFYKKETIRLAMDEANEAEKQYNDICKQMKETESGIAGLKIKKESMEKLENDVIQRSILEPEIRQFDNELTTLSKINQEWPRNEEQLKHLEADLITLNNDYERLEKEKEQAKILVEKNALESSLAKVDSLNNQLIEIDKQIASITNVTKEDILDLDSNYNNMLTREAMLKAGVIIGQLNYYKGKSDLVVTKDLEEPIIVKPGETFRANGYIKLECEDLLEIELKSGDLDFKEIRLQYEEYKKNFQDILTRLGVKSIEEAKLNKERLDELKRSKDTYTNKINELLDGNSYESLKEKLASFGDLSQVRSLDIIEFEIKDIDKKKIEAISNKKVLEANILKYSHEYVDLDGLFNKIVDLKMSQKEIRNQLDKLVPLPAEYESAEDFREILAETRIDYESSQESLAKLKEVYYEKERNLPKLSYEELSNDYKAEESLFKKKLEKGQRLLKIKESFESTRLLMDEASFTPVIELFSNYIALLTNGNYKAREIDNEFNVKLEKGNQTIMPLNLLSSGTYDSVALALRLAILEYILGDTKGFLILDDCLVDLDPYRKETAVNLINKFSEKHQVIFTTCSPDTAQLLGGYVIEM; via the coding sequence ATGATTATTAAAAAATACATCTGTAAAAGATTTGCAGGTATCAAAGATAAAGACATAGATTTTCAAGATGGTCTTAATGTAATTCTTGGATCAAATGAGGCTGGCAAAAGTACTTTAGTGGAAGGGATTCATTCTGTGCTATTTAAGTCCAGTAAGCTGGGATTTAAATCTAATGAGGATAAAGAGTTTCGTAGCAAGTTTATGCCTATACCTGCTGGAGATAGTATTGACGGGGAACTAATCATATCTCATGTAGATGGAGATTATACATTAAGCAAAGAGTGGGGAACAGAGTCTTCTTCTAAATTGATTATGCCAAGTCTAGACATTCTAAAAAATGAAGAGAGCATTCAGGAAGTTTTAAAGGATGTTTTAATGTTTGGTGAAGGTACTTATAGTAGCATCTTTTTTTCTAAGCAAATATATATCAAGGAAGCTATCGAGAAAATAATTGGAAATCGGGAAGCCACTAGTGAGGTAAGCTCTTTGTTAAGACGAGCTATCATGGAGCTGGATGGTGTTTCCCTGGATGATTTAGGAAAGAAGATTGATGATGAAATTGATAATTTATACAAGAGATGGGATATAGAAAAGAACTATCCTGAAAATAATAAGGGAATTTCCAATCCTTATAAAGTAGGTATTGGAGAAGTATTAGAGAGCTTCTACAAAAAGGAGACAATTAGACTAGCCATGGATGAAGCTAATGAGGCAGAAAAGCAATATAATGACATATGTAAGCAGATGAAAGAGACAGAATCAGGCATTGCTGGATTAAAGATAAAAAAAGAATCTATGGAAAAACTAGAAAATGATGTAATTCAAAGATCTATCCTAGAGCCTGAAATAAGGCAGTTTGACAATGAACTGACTACTTTATCTAAAATCAACCAAGAATGGCCACGAAATGAAGAACAATTGAAACATTTAGAGGCTGATTTAATTACTCTAAATAATGATTATGAAAGATTAGAAAAAGAAAAAGAACAGGCAAAAATTCTAGTTGAGAAAAATGCTTTAGAAAGTAGTTTGGCGAAAGTAGATAGTTTAAATAATCAGTTGATAGAGATTGATAAGCAGATTGCTAGTATCACAAATGTGACTAAAGAAGATATCTTGGATCTGGATTCTAATTATAACAATATGTTAACTAGAGAAGCTATGTTGAAAGCTGGTGTTATCATAGGTCAACTTAATTATTATAAAGGAAAATCTGATCTAGTTGTAACAAAGGATTTAGAAGAGCCTATTATAGTAAAACCAGGAGAGACCTTTCGGGCAAATGGTTATATAAAGCTGGAATGCGAAGATTTATTAGAAATTGAGTTAAAATCTGGTGACCTTGATTTTAAAGAAATTCGTTTACAATATGAAGAATATAAGAAGAATTTCCAGGACATTTTAACTAGACTTGGAGTAAAAAGTATTGAAGAGGCTAAGTTAAATAAGGAAAGATTAGATGAGCTTAAAAGATCTAAAGATACTTATACTAATAAGATCAATGAGCTTCTTGATGGCAATAGCTATGAAAGCTTAAAGGAGAAGTTAGCTAGTTTTGGAGATTTGAGCCAAGTCAGGAGCCTGGATATAATTGAATTTGAAATAAAAGATATAGATAAAAAGAAGATAGAAGCTATTTCAAATAAGAAAGTTCTAGAAGCTAATATCTTGAAATATAGCCATGAATATGTAGATTTAGATGGATTATTTAATAAAATTGTGGATTTGAAAATGTCTCAGAAGGAAATAAGAAATCAATTGGATAAACTAGTGCCACTTCCAGCCGAATATGAATCTGCTGAAGATTTTAGAGAGATATTAGCTGAAACTAGAATTGACTACGAGTCATCCCAAGAGTCTCTGGCAAAATTAAAGGAAGTATATTATGAGAAAGAAAGAAACTTGCCTAAATTATCTTATGAAGAGTTATCTAATGATTACAAAGCTGAGGAAAGTTTATTTAAGAAAAAATTAGAAAAGGGGCAGAGGTTACTTAAGATTAAAGAAAGCTTTGAATCCACTCGTTTACTCATGGATGAAGCTTCTTTTACTCCTGTTATTGAACTATTTTCTAATTATATTGCTTTACTTACAAATGGTAATTATAAGGCTAGAGAAATTGATAATGAATTTAATGTAAAGCTTGAAAAAGGCAATCAAACTATTATGCCTCTAAATTTACTATCCTCTGGAACCTACGATTCTGTGGCATTGGCTCTTAGACTTGCCATATTAGAATATATACTAGGGGATACTAAGGGATTCTTAATATTAGATGACTGCCTTGTAGACCTAGATCCATATCGAAAGGAAACAGCTGTTAATTTGATAAACAAGTTTTCGGAAAAACATCAAGTGATTTTTACAACCTGTAGCCCAGATACAGCACAGTTACTTGGTGGATATGTGATAGAAATGTAA
- a CDS encoding SprT family zinc-dependent metalloprotease, with amino-acid sequence MQIEIDDIIIECDVQYGKRKKLLINIDEIGFITIKAPNNTSKEEIINAVKQHGKLIKEKLNEISRIKERPRTRSYDEQGKFLHLGKEYFLHELIDTDGLDEEELKVNLKKFYISSCKKVVAERIKIYQGQLGVKPKVVEVDESKTKWGSCSSDKKITFNYKLAMAPIEAIDYVVVHELCHLLHMNHDRSFWRRVGSILPDYKKRQELLARFGNYMTI; translated from the coding sequence ATGCAGATTGAAATTGATGATATCATAATAGAATGTGATGTCCAGTATGGGAAACGTAAGAAACTACTAATTAATATAGATGAAATAGGTTTTATAACCATTAAGGCTCCAAATAATACAAGTAAAGAAGAAATAATAAATGCCGTAAAACAGCATGGAAAGCTAATTAAAGAGAAGTTAAATGAAATTTCGAGGATTAAAGAAAGACCTAGGACAAGAAGCTATGATGAACAAGGAAAGTTCTTGCATCTAGGAAAAGAATATTTTCTCCACGAATTAATTGATACTGATGGATTGGATGAAGAAGAATTAAAAGTTAATCTGAAAAAATTCTATATCTCTAGCTGTAAAAAAGTCGTAGCAGAACGAATAAAGATATATCAAGGACAATTAGGAGTAAAACCCAAAGTCGTTGAAGTAGATGAGTCTAAAACTAAGTGGGGAAGCTGTAGTTCAGATAAGAAAATAACCTTTAATTACAAGCTAGCAATGGCTCCAATTGAAGCTATAGACTATGTTGTTGTGCATGAGCTATGCCATTTACTTCATATGAATCATGACAGATCATTTTGGAGACGGGTTGGAAGTATCTTGCCTGATTATAAGAAAAGGCAAGAGCTTTTAGCAAGATTTGGAAACTATATGACAATTTAA
- a CDS encoding DUF302 domain-containing protein yields MNLIYEKVTEKPFNEAVQSITDALKERKFGVLWQLNFKDKMAEHDIDFPNNFMILEVCNPQKANEVLTKHIEMGYFLPCKMVVYEKDGEVRIGTARPEMLMGMMGYDDLGDVASEVEKILIESIDAAV; encoded by the coding sequence ATGAATCTAATTTATGAAAAAGTTACAGAAAAACCATTTAATGAGGCAGTTCAAAGTATTACAGATGCTTTAAAAGAAAGAAAGTTTGGTGTATTATGGCAATTAAACTTTAAGGATAAAATGGCTGAGCATGATATTGATTTTCCTAATAATTTTATGATTCTTGAAGTATGTAATCCACAAAAAGCTAACGAAGTATTAACCAAACATATTGAAATGGGTTATTTCTTGCCATGTAAAATGGTTGTATATGAAAAAGATGGAGAGGTAAGAATAGGTACTGCAAGACCAGAGATGCTAATGGGTATGATGGGTTATGATGATCTTGGGGATGTAGCTAGTGAGGTTGAAAAGATATTAATTGAATCAATTGATGCAGCTGTTTAA
- a CDS encoding DsbA family oxidoreductase gives MRIDIWSDFACPFCYIGKRRLEKALEDFEGRENVEIVWRSFQLDPSAPEKSDVDMVTGLAEKYNVSKERAQGMVDNMASMAKEAGLEYNFDDMVETNTLKAHRLANYSKEFGLAQEMNERLLKAHFMDGLNISDIETLGNLAAEVGLNKEDTIAMLNSDKYIEQIEMDRYESRQLEISSVPFFVFDNKYAVQGAQPSEAFLQVLRKEY, from the coding sequence ATGAGAATAGATATATGGTCAGATTTTGCGTGTCCATTTTGTTATATAGGTAAGAGAAGATTAGAGAAGGCATTGGAAGATTTTGAAGGTAGGGAGAATGTGGAAATAGTATGGAGAAGCTTTCAATTAGATCCTTCTGCCCCAGAGAAATCTGATGTAGACATGGTTACAGGTCTTGCTGAAAAATATAATGTAAGTAAAGAAAGAGCTCAAGGAATGGTTGATAATATGGCTTCCATGGCAAAAGAAGCAGGATTAGAATATAATTTTGATGATATGGTGGAAACAAATACTTTAAAAGCCCACAGGCTAGCTAATTATTCTAAAGAATTTGGTTTAGCTCAGGAAATGAATGAAAGGCTTTTGAAGGCACATTTCATGGATGGGCTAAATATAAGTGACATAGAAACATTGGGTAACCTAGCAGCAGAAGTAGGGCTAAATAAAGAAGATACTATAGCTATGTTAAATAGTGATAAATATATAGAGCAAATTGAAATGGATAGATACGAATCTAGACAGCTAGAAATAAGTTCAGTACCTTTCTTTGTATTTGACAATAAGTATGCAGTGCAAGGAGCTCAACCATCTGAAGCCTTCTTGCAAGTATTAAGAAAAGAATACTAA